In a single window of the Cucumis melo cultivar AY chromosome 11, USDA_Cmelo_AY_1.0, whole genome shotgun sequence genome:
- the LOC103498352 gene encoding putative disease resistance protein RGA3, which translates to MGDFLWTFAVEEMLKKVLKVAREQTGLAWGFQKHLSKLQKWLLKAEAFLRNINTRKLHHDSVRMWVDDLRHLVYQADDLLDEIVYEDLRQKVQTRKMKKVCDFFSPSTNVLIFRLNMAKKMMTLIALLEKHYLEAAPLGLVGNENVSPEIDVISQYRETISELEDHKILGRDVEVESIVKQVIDASNNQLTSILPIVGMGGLGKTTLAKLVFKHELVRQHFDKTVWVCVSEPFIVNKILLDILQNLKGGISNGGDSKEVLLRELQKEMLGQTYFLVLDDVWNENSFLWGELKYCLLKITGNSKNSIVVTTRSAEVAKIMGTCPGHLLSKLSDDHCWSLFKESANVYGLSMTSNLGIIQKELVKKIGGVPLVARVLGRTVKFEGDVEKWEETLKSVLRIPVQEEDFVLSILKLSVDRLPSSALKQCFSYCSIFPKDFVFEKQELIQMWMAQGFLQPQEGRNMTMETVGDIYFKILLSHCLFQDAHETRTEEYKMHDLVYGTRTEEYKMHDLVHDIAMAISRDQNLQLNPSNISEKELQKKEIKNVACKLRTIDFIQKIPHNIGQLTFFDVKIRNFVCLRILKISKMSSEKLPKSIDQLKHLRYLEIASYSTRLKFPESIVSLHNLQTLKFLYSFVEEFPMNFSNLVNLRHLKLWRNVDQTPPHLSQLTQLQTLSHFVIGFEEGCKIIELGPLKNLQGSLNLLCLEKVESKEEAKGANLAEKENLKELNLSWSMKRKDNDNYNDLEVLEGLQPNQNLQILRIHDFTERRLPNKIFVENLIEIGLYGCDNCEKLPMLGQLNNLKKLEICSFDGVQIIDNKFYGNDPNQRRFFPKLEKFVMQNMINLEQWEEVMTNDASSNVTIFPNLKSLEISGCPKLTKIPNGLQFCSSIRRVKIYQCSNLGINMRNKPELWYLHIGPLDKLPEDLCHLMNLGVMTIVGNIQNYDFGILQHLPSLKKITLVEDELSNNSVTQIPQQLQHLTSLEFLSIENFGGIEALPEWLGNLVCLQTLCFLCCRNLKKLPSTEAMLRLTKLNKLYACECPMLLLEEGDPERAKLSHFPNVLAHRNTFESCRFF; encoded by the coding sequence AAATTACATCATGATTCTGTGAGGATGTGGGTGGATGATCTTCGGCATCTTGTTTATCAAGCCGATGATCTATTAGACGAAATTGTTTATGAAGatcttcgacaaaaggtccaaacaagaaaaatgaagaaggtgtgtgattttttttctccttctaCCAATGTTTTGATCTTTCGTCTTAACATGGCAAAAAAAATGATGACTCTTATAGCATTGTTAGAAAAGCATTACCTTGAGGCTGCTCCTTTAGGACTTGTGGGGAATGAAAATGTAAGTCCAGAGATCGATGTTATTAGTCAATATCGAGAGACAATTTCAGAACTCGAAGATCATAAGATTTTGGGGAGGGATGTTGAAGTTGAAAGTATAGTGAAACAAGTGATTGATGCTAGCAATAATCAACTTACATCTATCCTACCCATTGTTGGTATGGGTGGATTAGGAAAAACAACTTTGGCAAAGTTAGTTTTCAAACATGAGTTGGTTAGACAACATTTTGATAAAACTGTATGGGTATGTGTCTCTGAACCATTTATTGTCAACAAGATTTTGTTAGATATTTTACAAAATCTAAAAGGTGGCATTTCTAATGGAGGGGATAGTAAGGAGGTTTTACTTCGTGAACTCCAAAAAGAAATGCTTGGGCAAACATATTTTCTTGTGCTTGACGATGTTTGGAACGAAAATTCTTTTCTATGGGGTGAGTTGAAATATTGTTTGCTCAAGATCACTGGAAACTCTAAAAATAGTATTGTTGTGACTACAAGGAGTGCTGAAGTTGCAAAAATCATGGGAACATGTCCTGGTCAtcttttaagtaaattatctgATGATCATTGTTGGTCCTTGTTTAAAGAAAGTGCAAATGTATATGGACTATCAATGACTTCAAACTTGGGGATTATTCAAAAAGAGTTGGTCAAAAAAATTGGTGGTGTACCATTGGTTGCACGAGTTTTGGGAAGGACAGTAAAGTTTGAAGGAGATGTTGAGAAATGGGAGGAAACATTGAAAAGTGTGCTAAGAATTCCGGTGCAAGAGGAAGATTTTGTTTTATCTATATTAAAATTAAGTGTGGATCGTCTACCATCATCTGCATTAAAGCAATGTTTTTCATATTGTTCAATTTTTCCGAAGGATTTTGTGTTTGAAAAACAAGAACTAATTCAAATGTGGATGGCACAAGGTTTTCTTCAACCACAAGAAGGAAGAAACATGACAATGGAAACTGTAGGAGACATATACTTCAAGATCTTGTTGTCACACTGCTTATTTCAAGATGCCCATGAAACAAGGACAGAAGAATATAAGATGCATGATCTTGTATATGGAACAAGGACAGAAGAATATAAGATGCATGATCTTGTACATGATATTGCAATGGCAATTTCAAGGGATCAAAATTTGCAACTAAATCCTAGCAATATATCGGAGAAGGAACTTCAAAAGAAGGAGATTAAAAATGTTGCATGCAAGCTACGCACGATTGATTTTATTCAAAAGATTCCTCACAATATAGGTCAACTGACATTCTTTGATGTGAAGATAAGAAACTTTGTTTGTTTGCGTATTTTAAAGATATCGAAGATGTCTAGTGAGAAGTTACCGAAGTCAATAGATCAATTGAAACACTTGAGATATCTAGAAATTGCAAGTTATTCAACGAGATTAAAATTTCCAGAGTCTATTGTTTCGCTTCATAATTTGCAAACATTAAAGTTCCTATACTCATTTGTTGAAGAATTTCCAATGAACTTTTCAAATTTGGTAAATTTAAGGCACTTGAAATTATGGCGAAATGTTGACCAAACGCCTCCACATTTAAGTCAATTGACTCAACTTCAAACATTGTCTCATTTTGTAATCGGGTTTGAAGAAGGTTGTAAGATTATTGAATTGGGACCATTGAAAAACTTGCAAGGTAGTTTGAATCTTTTGTGTTTGGAGAAAGTTGAAAGTAAAGAGGAAGCCAAAGGAGCAAACTTGGCAGAAAAGGAGAATTTAAAAGAGCTAAACTTAAGTTGGTccatgaaaagaaaagataacGACAATTACAATGATTTGGAAGTGTTGGAAGGACTTCAACCAAACCAAAATCTCCAAATATTAAGAATCCACGACTTTACAGAAAGGCGTTTACCTAACAAGATTTTTGTTGAGAATTTAATAGAGATAGGTTTGTATGGTTGTGATAATTGTGAAAAGCTTCCAATGCTTGGACAATTAAACAACTTAAAGAAACTTGAGATTTGCAGCTTCGATGGCGTTCAAATTATAGACAACAAGTTCTATGGTAATGATCCAAACCAAAGAAGGTTCTTCCCAAAGCTTGAGAAATTTGTAATGCAGAATATGATCAACTTAGAGCAATGGGAAGAGGTAATGACAAATGATGCATCATCAAATGTTACAATTTTTCCCAATCTTAAAAGCTTGGAGATAAGTGGATGTCCCAAATTAACAAAAATTCCAAACGGGTTACAATTTTGTAGTTCCATTCGACGTGTGAAAATATACCAATGTTCAAATTTGGGCATAAATATGAGAAATAAGCCGGAATTATGGTATTTACACATTGGTCCGTTAGACAAGCTACCAGAAGATTTATGTCATCTCATGAATTTGGGGGTAATGACAATTGTTGGAAATATACAGAATTATGATTTTGGCATCCTTCAGCACCTTCCTTCCcttaaaaaaattactttagTCGAGGATGAGTTGAGCAATAATAGTGTAACACAAATTCCTCAACAACTTCAACACCTCACTTCCTTGGAATTTCTGtcaattgaaaattttggaGGCATCGAAGCTTTGCCAGAATGGCTAGGAAACTTGGTATGTTTGCAAACACTCTGTTTTCTTTGTTGcagaaatttgaaaaaactaCCTTCTACAGAAGCAATGCTACGTCTcactaaattaaataaattgtATGCTTGCGAATGTCCAATGCTACTACTCGAAGAAGGTGACCCAGAGCGAGCAAAACTTTCCCACTTTCCAAACGTGTTGGCTCACCGCAACACGTTCGAGAGTTGTAGGTTTTTTTGA